The following are from one region of the Yoonia sp. R2331 genome:
- a CDS encoding efflux RND transporter permease subunit, with translation MAYREATSSNLGSLLSYFTRHKTIANLLLLLMLAAGLIAFPNMRAQFFPDVVVDDVDITVRWDGAGAEAVDEGIVQILEPALLAVDGVTASYARATEGRASLTLEFEPGTEIETATEDVQFVLDSTTNLPSDAEDPEIRRGGWSDRVTDVVISGPVSVDQLARFADELVVRLFAAGVTQANVRGVAAPSTVIEVPSLNLIKHDITMAMIADRIAEEAVGDPAGDAGASRVRTGVAKRTAEDIAAVVLRSNPDGSSLTVGDVGRVVVEGTDRNQAYFVGDDPAIQVRVNRSSTGDAIGLQEQVEEVAAEMSATLPQGVEIQLTNTLAEQITGRLNILMDNGLMGLGLVLGLLFLFLNARTALWVAAGIPAAMLAAIALMYVFGITINMISLFALIITLGIVVDDAIVVGEHADFRVRQLGETPVVAAERAAVRMFSPVFSATLTTVIAFFGLVIIGGRFGDLIADIPFTVIVVLAASLVECFLILPHHLAHSIQRGNDRPWYDWPSYIVNKGFDWVRDKLFRPFMAGVIWARYPVVAGALLILASQMALFIRGDVQWRFFNAPEQGQVTGNFAMLPAATRDDTVEMMREMQRAATELGAQYEERYGANPVDFMIAQIGGNSGRAIAGSDQKDTDQLGSISITLIDADSRPYSSFQFVGELQETVRQHPMAETVSFRSWGRGPGGDSLDIQMFGAEPEQLKAAAEALKSELAQFGEISGLEDSLAYDKEELLLDLTPQGQALGLNIDGLGRVLRNRLGGIEAATYPVGPRSAAIRVELPPGELSADFLERTLIRTDTGDYVPLGDVVTVTSRTGFSVVQRENGIPLISVTGDLDDEDAERASDIQSIINETILPDIQERFGVDTQLSGLSEQESRFLTDARNGLILVLCGIFLSLAWIFGSWTRPLVVMAIIPFGLIGTIYGHNLWGIPMSMFTVVGLIGMTGIVINDSIVLVTTIDEYAKERGLVPAIIDGASDRLRPVLLTTLTTVLGLSPLLYEGSNQAEFLKPTVVTLVFGLAFGMLLVLLIVPSLMAMQADVAKQVRSARRALRGRRPAMYLPAMMGAVLAVGLFGVTVGPVLWTGAAWAAAADLVPLLHGGLGPAFGVFVAGLGAVLTGLYLVTAIGFGLRRAR, from the coding sequence ATGAAGGCATTGTGCAAATTCTTGAGCCAGCGCTGCTGGCGGTCGACGGGGTCACCGCGTCCTATGCCCGTGCGACTGAGGGGCGCGCATCCCTGACGCTGGAGTTTGAACCCGGAACGGAGATTGAGACGGCCACAGAAGACGTGCAATTCGTGCTCGACAGTACCACGAACCTGCCAAGCGACGCCGAAGACCCTGAAATCCGGCGTGGTGGCTGGTCTGACCGGGTGACAGATGTCGTCATTTCCGGACCGGTGAGTGTCGATCAACTTGCACGCTTTGCTGACGAACTGGTGGTCCGGCTTTTTGCAGCGGGCGTTACGCAGGCCAACGTCCGTGGCGTTGCTGCCCCATCGACCGTGATCGAAGTGCCGTCGCTGAACCTGATCAAGCATGACATCACCATGGCCATGATTGCCGACCGCATCGCGGAAGAGGCGGTGGGCGACCCTGCGGGCGATGCCGGGGCTTCACGTGTCCGGACAGGTGTGGCCAAGCGCACGGCAGAGGATATCGCGGCCGTCGTGCTGCGCTCGAACCCTGACGGGTCCAGCCTGACGGTCGGCGATGTGGGCCGCGTTGTGGTCGAAGGTACGGACCGCAATCAGGCCTACTTTGTGGGCGATGACCCGGCTATTCAGGTGCGGGTCAACCGGTCATCCACCGGCGATGCAATCGGTCTTCAGGAACAGGTCGAAGAGGTTGCAGCAGAGATGTCGGCGACCCTGCCGCAGGGGGTCGAAATCCAACTGACCAATACGCTGGCCGAACAGATCACCGGACGTCTGAACATCCTGATGGACAACGGGTTGATGGGGCTTGGTCTGGTGCTCGGCCTGTTGTTCCTGTTCCTGAATGCCCGCACCGCGTTGTGGGTGGCGGCAGGTATCCCGGCGGCGATGCTTGCCGCGATTGCGCTGATGTATGTGTTCGGGATCACGATCAACATGATCTCTTTGTTCGCGCTGATCATCACGCTGGGGATCGTGGTGGACGACGCGATTGTTGTGGGTGAACACGCCGATTTCCGGGTCAGGCAATTGGGCGAAACACCCGTCGTGGCGGCAGAACGTGCAGCGGTGCGTATGTTTAGCCCGGTCTTTTCGGCCACATTGACCACCGTCATCGCCTTCTTTGGCCTCGTGATCATCGGGGGGCGGTTTGGTGACCTGATTGCAGATATACCGTTCACTGTGATCGTGGTGTTGGCCGCGTCACTGGTCGAGTGCTTTCTGATCTTACCGCACCACCTGGCTCATTCGATCCAGCGCGGCAATGATCGTCCGTGGTACGACTGGCCGTCCTACATTGTGAACAAGGGTTTTGATTGGGTCCGGGACAAGCTGTTCCGCCCCTTCATGGCAGGTGTGATCTGGGCGCGATATCCGGTTGTGGCAGGCGCGCTTCTGATCCTTGCCAGCCAAATGGCCCTGTTCATTCGGGGTGACGTGCAGTGGCGGTTCTTCAACGCGCCGGAACAAGGGCAAGTCACGGGCAACTTTGCGATGCTGCCTGCTGCCACACGCGACGACACCGTTGAAATGATGCGTGAAATGCAACGTGCTGCAACCGAACTCGGCGCGCAGTACGAAGAACGCTATGGTGCCAATCCCGTTGATTTCATGATCGCGCAGATCGGCGGCAACTCTGGCCGTGCGATTGCCGGATCTGACCAGAAAGACACCGATCAACTGGGTTCGATTTCAATCACTTTGATCGACGCTGACAGCCGTCCCTATTCGAGTTTCCAATTTGTCGGTGAACTGCAAGAGACCGTCCGCCAGCACCCGATGGCCGAAACCGTCAGTTTCCGGTCATGGGGCCGGGGGCCCGGTGGCGATAGTCTGGATATTCAGATGTTTGGTGCCGAACCAGAGCAGTTGAAGGCAGCAGCAGAGGCGCTCAAATCCGAGCTAGCGCAGTTTGGCGAGATCAGCGGTCTGGAAGACAGCCTTGCATATGACAAAGAGGAATTGCTGTTAGACCTCACGCCGCAAGGTCAGGCGCTGGGGCTCAATATCGACGGGCTGGGTCGGGTTTTGCGCAATCGGCTGGGCGGGATCGAGGCTGCGACTTATCCCGTTGGGCCGCGATCTGCAGCGATCCGTGTGGAACTGCCACCCGGAGAGCTGTCGGCGGATTTCTTGGAACGCACCCTTATTCGCACCGATACCGGCGACTATGTGCCGCTGGGCGATGTGGTGACGGTCACCAGTCGCACCGGGTTCTCTGTCGTGCAGCGTGAAAATGGCATCCCGCTGATTTCTGTGACTGGCGACTTGGATGATGAAGACGCCGAACGCGCCAGCGACATTCAAAGCATCATCAATGAAACGATTCTGCCTGACATTCAGGAACGCTTTGGCGTGGACACACAGCTTTCGGGGCTAAGTGAGCAGGAAAGCCGGTTCCTGACCGACGCGCGCAACGGGCTGATCCTTGTGCTTTGTGGCATCTTCCTGTCGCTTGCCTGGATTTTTGGGTCGTGGACACGGCCTTTGGTCGTGATGGCGATCATTCCATTTGGCCTTATCGGTACGATTTATGGCCATAACCTGTGGGGCATCCCGATGAGCATGTTCACCGTGGTGGGGCTGATCGGGATGACCGGGATTGTGATCAACGACAGCATCGTCCTGGTCACAACAATCGACGAATACGCCAAGGAACGTGGGTTGGTACCTGCGATTATTGACGGGGCGTCGGACAGATTGCGCCCGGTCCTGCTGACCACGTTGACCACGGTCCTTGGGCTGTCGCCACTGCTGTACGAAGGGTCCAATCAGGCAGAGTTCCTGAAACCGACTGTAGTGACCTTGGTCTTCGGTTTGGCCTTTGGGATGTTGTTGGTGCTGCTGATCGTGCCGTCACTGATGGCGATGCAGGCAGATGTCGCCAAACAGGTCAGATCGGCCCGCCGCGCGCTGCGCGGCCGCCGTCCGGCCATGTACTTGCCGGCCATGATGGGAGCGGTCTTGGCCGTGGGTCTTTTTGGCGTCACCGTCGGCCCCGTTCTGTGGACGGGTGCGGCTTGGGCGGCAGCTGCAGACCTCGTCCCGCTGCTACATGGCGGGCTTGGACCCGCGTTTGGGGTGTTTGTCGCAGGGTTGGGGGCTGTGCTGACGGGTCTTTATCTGGTCACCGCCATCGGCTTTGGTTTGCGCCGCGCACGTTAG
- a CDS encoding protein-disulfide reductase DsbD domain-containing protein, giving the protein MKHFATALCLLATPLAAQGFDQIALLEVLPGWRAVDGTHMAGLKITLAPGWKTYWRAPGDAGIPPQIDFSGSDNIESARFLWPVPDVFDQAGMRSVGYADSVVVPIELTPDSSGQIGLSGVMDIGVCEEICVPVRLPFELALPDVGKRDPQIVAALVNRPMTATEASVTNATCAVQPTADGLTLTARVTMPQAGATEHVVVEAGDPQIWVSEPDVARAGAELTATVDMVHMTGNGFALDRSAVRITVLGSDHAVDIQGCAAG; this is encoded by the coding sequence ATGAAACACTTTGCCACCGCCCTTTGCCTTTTGGCGACGCCCCTTGCCGCCCAAGGTTTTGACCAGATTGCCCTGCTTGAGGTTCTGCCTGGATGGCGTGCGGTGGATGGCACGCATATGGCGGGGCTCAAAATCACACTTGCGCCCGGATGGAAGACCTATTGGCGTGCACCGGGTGATGCGGGCATCCCGCCGCAGATTGATTTTTCGGGCTCTGACAACATCGAAAGTGCACGGTTTTTGTGGCCCGTCCCGGATGTCTTTGATCAAGCTGGCATGCGCTCGGTCGGGTATGCCGACAGTGTGGTCGTGCCGATAGAGCTGACGCCTGACTCCAGTGGCCAAATCGGCCTGTCCGGCGTGATGGACATTGGCGTCTGTGAAGAGATTTGTGTACCGGTTCGCCTGCCCTTTGAACTGGCCTTGCCAGATGTTGGCAAGCGTGATCCGCAGATCGTGGCGGCGCTGGTGAATCGCCCGATGACGGCCACAGAGGCTTCGGTGACCAACGCGACCTGCGCTGTGCAACCAACGGCGGACGGCCTGACACTCACCGCGCGCGTGACGATGCCGCAAGCAGGGGCGACCGAACATGTGGTGGTCGAGGCAGGCGATCCGCAAATCTGGGTGTCAGAGCCTGACGTGGCCCGCGCAGGTGCGGAACTGACGGCCACGGTGGACATGGTTCATATGACCGGTAATGGCTTTGCGCTTGATCGCTCTGCCGTGCGGATCACCGTGCTGGGATCAGACCACGCAGTTGATATTCAAGGCTGCGCCGCAGGCTAA
- a CDS encoding YqgE/AlgH family protein, whose product METTESNLCGKLLIAMPDMGDPRFAHSVIYMCAHSDDGAMGLIVNKPQTEIRFAALLEQLDIDRAPQARDIRVHFGGPVEMARGFVLHTLDYRSETGTLDVDDDIGMTATLDVLEDLARGKGPETSMLALGYAGWGPGQLEDEIAQNGWLSCDARQDIVFGRANEHKWTAALKVLGIDPVLLSPTAGHA is encoded by the coding sequence ATGGAAACCACTGAAAGCAACCTGTGTGGCAAGCTCTTGATCGCCATGCCCGACATGGGCGATCCGCGTTTTGCCCATAGCGTTATCTATATGTGCGCCCATTCCGATGACGGGGCGATGGGGCTGATCGTCAACAAGCCGCAGACCGAGATCAGGTTTGCCGCACTGCTGGAGCAGTTGGATATCGACCGGGCGCCGCAGGCCCGCGACATCCGGGTGCATTTTGGCGGTCCGGTCGAAATGGCACGTGGGTTTGTGCTGCACACGCTGGATTACCGGTCCGAAACCGGGACACTGGATGTTGATGATGACATCGGCATGACTGCCACGCTTGATGTGCTCGAAGACCTCGCACGTGGAAAGGGGCCGGAAACTTCAATGCTGGCGCTGGGCTATGCAGGTTGGGGACCGGGGCAGCTGGAAGACGAAATCGCGCAAAATGGTTGGTTGTCGTGTGACGCCCGGCAAGACATCGTGTTTGGCCGCGCGAACGAACATAAGTGGACAGCGGCGCTGAAGGTGCTGGGCATTGATCCGGTGCTTTTGTCACCCACCGCTGGTCACGCGTAA
- a CDS encoding cation:proton antiporter, protein MTDFLLLAFIFLCAGVVAVPIATRLGLGSVLGYLIAGIVISPVLALLNVDVLSIQHFAEFGVVMMLFLVGLELEPKVLWDMRARLLGLGGGQVLITMFAVAGIAMMFGQPWSFALAIGMVFALSSTAIVLQTLNEKGLMKSDGGQSAFSVLLTQDIAVIPMLALLPLLAMPDLMDIGADAAHAADVGHAVEAAEDSHGAEDHGDDHGDAAHGDDHGDGHGSGMSLVAGLNGWQTTLVTIAAVAFVVFAGNSLTRPIFRFIAGAGLRELFTAAALMMVVGIALLMSLVGVSAALGTFIAGVVLANSEYRHELESDIDPFRGLLLGVFFMSVGAGIDFALLFANLGTILGLTLGLMALKAVVLLGLAFVFKIEGADKWLFALGLAQAGEFGFVLLSSMTAGDILPDAIADQLLLVVALSMLLTPALFILYDRVIAPRFSEAQEREADEIDEQGQVIIAGHGRVGGIVARMTRAAGFKTTVVDYSAAQLDMLRAFGIRAYFGDATRPDLLEAAGIKEAKLFVIAIDDRDRTTELVHYVHTNYPDVHIIARARDRHHVYELWSAGCRDIIRETFDSSIRMGRSAYEALGISHEDAEKMAEGIRADDATGMILMAETFDADIPATENEPYMAAARILIDEQEAMYKEGPESFGKLRERMLKHGQDADARVAEVRAQREAEAAAKAAKATKA, encoded by the coding sequence ATGACCGATTTTCTGCTTTTGGCATTCATTTTCCTGTGTGCGGGCGTGGTGGCCGTGCCGATTGCAACCCGCCTGGGGCTTGGATCGGTCCTTGGGTATCTGATCGCGGGCATCGTGATCAGTCCGGTTCTGGCGCTTCTGAACGTGGATGTCCTGTCGATCCAGCACTTCGCAGAGTTCGGCGTAGTGATGATGCTGTTCCTTGTTGGTCTGGAACTTGAACCCAAGGTGCTTTGGGACATGCGCGCGCGTCTTTTGGGTCTTGGCGGCGGGCAGGTGCTGATCACCATGTTTGCGGTTGCCGGGATCGCCATGATGTTCGGCCAACCCTGGAGCTTTGCGCTCGCGATCGGCATGGTCTTTGCCCTGTCATCGACCGCGATTGTCCTGCAAACGTTGAACGAAAAGGGCCTGATGAAGTCCGACGGTGGGCAATCGGCCTTTTCGGTTCTGCTGACCCAGGACATTGCCGTGATCCCGATGCTGGCGCTTTTGCCGCTGCTTGCAATGCCCGATTTGATGGATATTGGCGCGGATGCAGCGCATGCCGCAGATGTTGGACACGCGGTTGAGGCGGCGGAGGATAGCCACGGTGCGGAAGATCATGGCGATGATCACGGTGACGCAGCACACGGCGACGATCATGGCGACGGTCACGGATCAGGCATGAGCCTTGTCGCCGGTCTCAATGGCTGGCAGACCACATTGGTGACCATTGCTGCAGTGGCTTTTGTTGTCTTCGCGGGCAACTCGCTCACACGTCCGATCTTTCGCTTTATTGCAGGTGCGGGCCTACGAGAGCTTTTTACCGCAGCGGCGCTGATGATGGTTGTGGGAATCGCGCTTTTGATGTCGCTGGTGGGGGTCTCGGCGGCACTAGGGACGTTCATTGCGGGTGTGGTGCTGGCCAACAGCGAATACCGGCATGAGTTGGAAAGTGATATTGATCCGTTCCGGGGGCTGCTGTTGGGTGTCTTCTTCATGAGCGTAGGTGCGGGCATCGATTTTGCACTGCTCTTTGCCAACCTTGGCACGATCTTGGGTCTGACGCTGGGTCTGATGGCTTTGAAAGCCGTTGTCTTGTTGGGTTTGGCCTTTGTGTTCAAAATCGAAGGGGCGGACAAATGGCTGTTTGCGCTTGGGCTGGCGCAGGCCGGTGAATTTGGCTTTGTACTGCTGTCGTCGATGACGGCAGGGGATATCCTGCCTGACGCCATTGCAGATCAATTGTTGCTGGTCGTGGCACTGTCGATGCTGCTGACGCCCGCGCTGTTCATCCTTTATGACCGCGTGATTGCACCTCGCTTTTCCGAGGCGCAGGAACGCGAGGCCGATGAAATTGATGAGCAAGGTCAGGTGATCATCGCCGGTCACGGACGGGTCGGCGGCATTGTCGCGCGGATGACCCGTGCGGCGGGGTTCAAGACCACGGTTGTGGATTATTCGGCGGCACAGCTGGACATGCTACGCGCCTTTGGCATTCGTGCTTATTTCGGTGACGCGACCCGCCCGGACCTGCTAGAGGCAGCAGGCATCAAAGAGGCGAAGCTGTTCGTCATTGCGATTGATGACCGGGATCGCACGACGGAGTTGGTGCATTACGTGCACACCAATTATCCCGACGTGCACATCATCGCGCGGGCACGCGACCGCCACCACGTTTATGAACTTTGGTCGGCCGGCTGTCGCGACATCATTCGCGAGACTTTTGACAGCTCAATCAGGATGGGGCGTTCGGCCTATGAAGCACTGGGGATTTCGCATGAGGACGCGGAAAAGATGGCCGAAGGTATTCGTGCAGATGATGCCACAGGCATGATCCTGATGGCGGAGACCTTCGATGCCGATATCCCCGCAACCGAGAATGAGCCCTATATGGCCGCCGCGCGCATTCTGATCGACGAGCAAGAGGCGATGTACAAGGAAGGCCCCGAATCCTTTGGCAAGTTGCGCGAACGGATGCTCAAACACGGTCAGGACGCGGATGCACGCGTGGCAGAGGTGCGCGCGCAACGCGAGGCTGAAGCGGCTGCAAAAGCCGCAAAGGCGACTAAGGCCTAG
- the argH gene encoding argininosuccinate lyase — MTKAANTMWGGRFAAGPDAIMEAINASIGFDQRLAAQDIAGSRAHAAMLAATGIISATDEQAIGEGLLTILSEIEKGDFAFSAALEDIHMNVEARLRELIGEPAGRLHTARSRNDQVAVDFRLWVRDQCDAADAALAALQKALLGQAEAGADWVMPGFTHLQVAQPVTWGHHMLAYVEMLARDRSRFADARKRMNLSPLGAAALAGTSFPIDREMTAKALGFDGPMPNSLDATSDRDFALEFLSSATICAMHLSRLAEELVIWSSAQFRFVKMSDKWSTGSSIMPQKRNPDAAELIRAKIGRIFGANVALMTVMKGLPLTYSKDMQEDKEQVFDAADNLMLALAAMAGMVADMTANRESLRAAAATGFSTATDLADWLVRELGLPFRDAHHVTGSLVALAESKGEDLPDLTLSDMQGVHQGITQDVFDVLGVENSVASRTSFGGTAPVRVREQVAAWKERLA, encoded by the coding sequence ATGACCAAGGCTGCGAATACGATGTGGGGTGGGCGGTTTGCTGCCGGACCGGACGCGATTATGGAGGCGATTAATGCCTCAATCGGGTTCGACCAGCGACTTGCCGCACAGGACATCGCAGGATCGCGTGCCCATGCTGCCATGTTGGCGGCGACGGGCATCATCTCAGCTACAGATGAACAGGCGATTGGGGAAGGGCTGCTCACCATTTTGTCAGAGATTGAAAAAGGTGACTTTGCGTTCAGCGCGGCCCTTGAAGACATCCACATGAATGTAGAGGCACGGTTGCGCGAACTCATTGGTGAGCCCGCCGGTCGGCTGCATACCGCCCGGTCGCGCAACGATCAGGTGGCTGTCGATTTCCGGCTGTGGGTGCGGGATCAATGCGATGCAGCGGACGCCGCACTGGCAGCTTTGCAAAAGGCGCTGCTGGGCCAGGCCGAGGCAGGGGCGGACTGGGTCATGCCGGGATTTACCCATTTGCAGGTGGCCCAGCCGGTGACTTGGGGCCATCATATGCTGGCCTATGTGGAAATGCTGGCGCGTGACCGGTCGCGGTTTGCGGATGCGCGCAAGCGGATGAACCTGTCGCCGCTGGGTGCGGCAGCGCTGGCAGGCACCTCTTTCCCGATTGATCGTGAGATGACTGCCAAGGCGCTGGGCTTTGACGGGCCGATGCCCAATTCGCTGGATGCCACCAGTGACAGGGATTTCGCGCTGGAATTCCTGAGCAGTGCCACGATTTGTGCGATGCACCTGAGCCGTCTGGCCGAAGAGTTGGTGATCTGGTCCTCGGCGCAGTTCCGCTTTGTGAAGATGTCCGACAAGTGGTCGACCGGGTCGAGCATCATGCCGCAAAAGCGCAACCCTGACGCGGCAGAGCTGATCCGCGCCAAGATCGGGCGGATTTTCGGGGCCAACGTGGCACTGATGACAGTGATGAAGGGGTTGCCGCTGACCTATTCCAAGGACATGCAGGAAGATAAGGAACAGGTCTTTGACGCCGCCGACAACCTGATGCTGGCGCTGGCGGCGATGGCAGGCATGGTGGCGGACATGACCGCCAATCGCGAAAGCCTGCGCGCGGCGGCTGCAACCGGTTTTTCCACCGCGACCGATCTGGCCGACTGGCTTGTACGTGAACTTGGGCTACCTTTCCGGGACGCGCACCATGTAACGGGTTCGCTGGTCGCACTTGCTGAAAGCAAGGGGGAGGATCTGCCCGATTTGACCCTTTCGGATATGCAGGGCGTCCATCAGGGTATCACGCAGGACGTCTTTGACGTGTTGGGGGTCGAGAACTCTGTCGCGTCGCGGACAAGTTTTGGTGGCACAGCGCCTGTGCGTGTGCGCGAACAGGTCGCCGCATGGAAGGAACGATTGGCATGA
- a CDS encoding argininosuccinate lyase: MKKILVVFVFGFVAGCGAEGDPLRPTAGLGIGIGPGGVKIRPNVGVTDGTSKVGVGAGGVTAGTRAGPVSVGGSL, encoded by the coding sequence ATGAAGAAGATCTTGGTCGTGTTTGTGTTTGGTTTTGTTGCGGGTTGTGGTGCCGAAGGTGATCCGCTGCGCCCGACCGCCGGTTTGGGGATCGGAATCGGGCCAGGTGGGGTCAAAATCCGGCCCAATGTCGGCGTGACCGATGGAACTAGCAAGGTTGGTGTTGGCGCTGGCGGTGTCACAGCTGGCACGCGTGCGGGGCCTGTCAGTGTAGGCGGTAGCCTGTGA
- a CDS encoding DUF2834 domain-containing protein, with protein sequence MSPLRWVWLALAIWGAIHPMYYFVQWFLENGWSIMAMFDAWHLNAATSGLVWDLTIAAVTLTIWIIAEVAVRRNWLALIAIPATFCIGVSCGLPLYLFLRAKPVA encoded by the coding sequence ATGTCGCCTTTGCGGTGGGTCTGGCTGGCGCTTGCCATCTGGGGTGCGATCCACCCGATGTATTATTTCGTCCAGTGGTTTCTGGAAAACGGCTGGTCGATCATGGCGATGTTCGATGCCTGGCATCTGAACGCGGCCACAAGCGGACTGGTGTGGGATCTGACCATCGCAGCCGTCACGCTGACGATCTGGATCATCGCAGAGGTTGCGGTGCGACGGAATTGGCTTGCGCTGATCGCGATCCCTGCGACGTTTTGCATTGGGGTCAGCTGCGGTCTGCCGCTTTATCTTTTTTTGCGCGCCAAGCCGGTTGCGTGA
- the lysA gene encoding diaminopimelate decarboxylase, with translation MDHFLYRDGALWAEDVPITDIAASVGTPFYVYSAATLLRHFKLFDDALDGLPHLVCFAMKSCSNLAVLKLLGDAGAGMDVVSGGEYLRAKAAGVSGDRIVFSGVGKTAAEMKIALEGGIRQFNVESEPEMEVLSAVATKLRKTAPITIRVNPDVDAKTHAKIATGKSENKFGIPIARAREVYATAAKLPGLKVIGIDVHIGSQLTDLAPFEAAYQKVAELTEELRADGHEISRLDLGGGLGIPYTRSNEAPPLPTDYGALIKRTVGHLGCEVEIEPGRLISGNAGLMVSDVIYVKDGADRQFLIIDAAMNDLIRPAMYEAHHDIVPVIEPTPGAEQVPYDIVGPICESGDTFAKGRMMPQLVTGDLVAFRSAGAYGAVMSSEYNSRPMIPEVLVQGDQFAVIRPRPTFDEMLSRDTIPEWL, from the coding sequence ATGGATCATTTTCTTTATCGTGACGGGGCCTTGTGGGCCGAGGACGTGCCGATCACGGATATCGCCGCAAGCGTCGGCACGCCGTTCTACGTCTATTCGGCGGCCACGTTGCTGCGGCACTTCAAATTGTTTGATGACGCGCTGGACGGTCTGCCCCATCTGGTCTGCTTTGCGATGAAGTCTTGTTCGAACCTTGCCGTGCTCAAGCTCTTGGGCGACGCGGGTGCGGGCATGGATGTGGTGTCGGGTGGTGAGTACCTGCGCGCCAAGGCGGCGGGCGTGTCTGGCGACAGGATCGTGTTCTCTGGCGTTGGCAAGACCGCGGCAGAGATGAAAATTGCACTTGAAGGGGGCATCCGGCAATTCAACGTCGAAAGTGAACCCGAGATGGAAGTGCTGTCTGCTGTGGCAACCAAGCTGCGCAAAACCGCGCCGATCACCATTCGCGTGAACCCCGATGTTGACGCCAAGACACATGCCAAGATCGCCACCGGCAAATCAGAGAACAAGTTTGGCATCCCGATTGCCCGCGCCCGCGAAGTCTATGCGACGGCCGCAAAACTGCCGGGGCTGAAAGTCATTGGTATTGACGTGCACATCGGGTCGCAATTGACCGATTTGGCCCCGTTTGAAGCGGCCTACCAGAAAGTTGCAGAGCTGACGGAAGAGTTGCGTGCCGATGGACATGAGATCAGTCGCCTTGATCTGGGTGGCGGGCTGGGCATCCCCTACACCCGCTCGAATGAGGCGCCGCCTTTGCCGACCGACTATGGCGCGCTGATCAAGCGGACCGTGGGCCATCTGGGCTGTGAGGTTGAGATTGAGCCCGGTCGCCTGATTTCGGGCAATGCGGGGCTGATGGTGTCGGATGTCATCTATGTCAAAGACGGGGCTGACCGGCAATTCTTGATCATTGATGCGGCGATGAACGATCTGATCCGTCCGGCGATGTACGAAGCGCACCATGACATCGTTCCGGTCATCGAACCTACACCGGGTGCCGAACAGGTGCCTTACGATATTGTCGGACCGATCTGCGAAAGCGGCGACACATTTGCCAAGGGCCGGATGATGCCGCAGCTGGTGACCGGCGATCTGGTCGCGTTCCGATCTGCGGGGGCTTATGGTGCTGTGATGTCCAGCGAGTACAATTCGCGCCCGATGATCCCCGAGGTTTTGGTGCAAGGCGATCAATTTGCGGTTATCCGCCCACGTCCGACCTTTGACGAAATGCTTTCGCGCGATACCATACCTGAGTGGCTGTAG